From one Lolium rigidum isolate FL_2022 chromosome 4, APGP_CSIRO_Lrig_0.1, whole genome shotgun sequence genomic stretch:
- the LOC124708552 gene encoding probable serine protease EDA2, translated as MGSRARFASLLSASFLLFLLRSAEPLGLRQQTPLAGGELLGVAGRYLTREERWMNQRLDHFSPTDHRQFKQRYFEFLDYHGAAATGPVFLRICGESSCDGIPNDYLAVLAKKFGAAVVTPEHRYYGKSSPFQSLSTENLRFLSSKQALFDLAVFRQYYQETLNSRHNRSSGFENPWFVFGVSYAGALSAWFRLKFPHLTCGSLASSGVVLAVYNFTDFDKQVGESAGPECKAALQETTRLVDEQLRSDSHSVKALFGAQTLKNDGDFLFLLADAAATTFQYGNPDAVCSPLTNTKKNGKDLVETYAQFVRDYYIKKLETTVSSYDQEYLKETTPDDSSSRLWWFQVCSEVAYFQVAPKKDSVRSAKVNTRYNLDLCKNVYGEGVYPDVFMTNLYYGGTSIAASKIVFTNGSQDPWRHASKQKSSKDMPSYLIKCSNCGHGTDLRGCPQLPFRIKGDSSNCTSPEAVDTVRKQITKHIDLWLSQCHEPTRAW; from the exons ATGGGGTCTCGCGCTCGCTTCGCCTCGCTCCTCTCGGCCTCCTTCCTCCTATTCCTCCTGCGCAGCGCCGAGCCGCTCGGGCTCCGGCAGCAGACACcgctcgccggcggcgagctGCTGGGCGTCGCCGGCAGGTACCTGACGCGGGAGGAGCGCTGGATGAACCAACGCCTCGACCACTTCTCCCCCACC GACCACCGCCAATTCAAGCAGCGGTACTTCGAGTTCCTGGACTAccacggcgccgccgccaccggcccgGTGTTCCTGCGCATCTGCGGCGAGTCCTCCTGCGACGGCATCCCCAACGACTACTTGGCCGTGCTCGCCAAGAAGTTCGGCGCGGCGGTGGTGACGCCGGAGCACCGGTACTACGGCAAGAGCTCCCCGTTCCAGAGCCTCAGCACCGAGAACCTGAGGTTCCTCTCGTCCAAGCAGGCGCTCTTCGACCTGGCCGTCTTCCGCCAGTACTACCAG gaAACATTGAATTCTCGGCACAACCGCAGCTCGGGATTTGAGAATCCATGGTTCGTCTTCGGAGTCTCCTACGCCGGGGCTCTCAGCGCCTGGTTCAGGCTCAAGTTCCCCCATTTGACATGCGGAAGCCTCGCCAGCTCCGGGGTGGTTCTTGCCGTGTACAACTTCACCGATTTTGACAAGCAG GTCGGGGAGTCGGCTGGCCCTGAATGCAAAGCTGCCCTTCAGGAAACAACTAGACTTGTCGACGAACAGCTTCGGTCGGATAGCCACTCGGTGAAGGCTTTGTTTGGAGCACAGACG TTGAAAAATGATGGTGACTTCCTCTTCTTACTGGCAGATGCGGCAGCGACAACA TTCCAGTACGGGAACCCTGATGCCGTGTGCTCCCCGCTAACCAATACAAAGAAGAATGGGAAAGATTTGGTG GAAACATATGCTCAGTTTGTGAGAGATTATTACATCAAAAAATTGGAAACAACAGTATCTTCATATGATCAGGAGTATTTGAAGGAAACGACTCCTGATGATTCTA GTTCTAGGCTTTGGTGGTTCCAAGTTTGTAGTGAGGTTGCCTATTTTCAAGTGGCACCAAAGAAAGATAGTGTTCGTTCTGCAAAGGTCAATACAAG GTACAATTTGGACCTGTGCAAAAATGTTTATGGGGAAGGCGTTTATCCAGACGTGTTTATGACCAACTTATATTATGGGGGTACAAGTATTGCTG CTTCTAAAATTGTGTTCACAAATGGCTCTCAAGATCCATGGCGTCATGCCTCCAAACAGAAATCATCTAAAGACA TGCCATCTTACTTGATTAAATGTAGCAACTGCGGACATGGTACCGATTTGAGAGGATGTCCCCAGCTTCCTTTCAGGATCAAAG GTGACTCTTCAAACTGCACGTCCCCGGAAGCTGTGGACACAGTAAGGAAGCAGATCACCAAGCACATCGACCTGTGGCTATCACAATGCCATGAACCAACAAG GGCATGGTGA